In Paenibacillus guangzhouensis, a single window of DNA contains:
- a CDS encoding SRPBCC family protein gives MLAIIKPAGEGYIAEFRRHLLHPVEAVWAYLTDNEKLQQWFSELRVDSLREGGRILFDMQNGTFEEMTITSLEHNAVLAFTWGEDAVRFELYPAQEGCLLVMKETIQRPTPHTPRDLAGWHVCLDVIASLLDGRNFGSREKVWKPLYEQYKEAMDAIMK, from the coding sequence ATGCTAGCAATCATTAAACCCGCTGGAGAAGGCTACATTGCAGAATTCCGCCGCCATTTACTGCATCCCGTTGAAGCCGTATGGGCTTATTTGACCGACAACGAGAAGTTGCAGCAATGGTTCTCTGAGCTGCGCGTAGACTCCCTTCGCGAAGGCGGGCGAATCCTATTCGACATGCAGAACGGTACATTTGAGGAAATGACAATTACCTCACTCGAGCATAACGCCGTACTAGCGTTCACGTGGGGTGAAGATGCTGTTCGATTCGAATTGTATCCTGCGCAGGAAGGCTGCCTGCTCGTGATGAAGGAGACGATTCAACGGCCAACGCCACATACGCCGAGAGACCTCGCCGGATGGCATGTCTGCCTCGACGTCATTGCATCCCTGCTGGATGGACGAAACTTCGGGTCACGTGAGAAAGTATGGAAGCCGCTGTACGAACAATATAAAGAAGCCATGGACGCGATCATGAAGTAG
- a CDS encoding histidine--tRNA ligase, with amino-acid sequence MQNVKGTYDFWGQEQALRHNIQVTLQDVFELYDFEGTNTTILNELELLTSKYAGGNEIIKEMYQLTDQGMRQLGLRYDLTIPFAKLIAMNPSISLPIKRYEMGKVFRDGPVKRGRLREFQQCDVDVVGIQGPEAEAELMQLAIEAFRRLDIPVKIRWNNRRFLGELLESIGVPSQEMLSVMLTLDKIEKIGLTGIQEELNTKGLNSQVIDAILAFAAMKNSTFDEVCSRYEGLEERPGTMEVQALQSLIQSLGLSQECPFDPFLSRGLSFYTGTVYEIYDATLSYPSSLGAGGRYDAIIGQLIGQNDMDYPTVGLSFGMESIMELIQHRVNPVVPTAAVLIIPIGDTAHEALKIAAELRSNGIRTRTEFMKRKLKKSLASASSQGIRYVLLMGEDEARAGKVRLKDMQEMTESVVTPDEALYRIEHNLDARIFGMA; translated from the coding sequence ATGCAAAACGTAAAAGGAACTTATGATTTCTGGGGACAAGAGCAAGCGCTTCGGCACAACATTCAAGTCACACTTCAGGACGTGTTTGAACTGTATGATTTCGAAGGCACGAATACGACCATTCTGAATGAACTCGAGCTATTGACATCGAAATATGCAGGCGGGAATGAAATCATCAAGGAAATGTATCAACTCACAGACCAAGGGATGCGGCAGCTGGGACTACGATATGATTTAACCATCCCTTTTGCGAAGCTGATCGCCATGAATCCAAGTATTAGTCTGCCGATCAAACGATATGAAATGGGTAAAGTCTTCCGCGATGGCCCGGTAAAACGTGGACGTCTGCGTGAGTTTCAACAGTGCGATGTCGATGTGGTGGGCATTCAAGGCCCCGAGGCTGAGGCAGAATTGATGCAGCTTGCGATTGAAGCGTTCCGCAGGTTGGATATCCCGGTGAAGATACGATGGAATAATCGGCGGTTTCTAGGGGAACTACTTGAATCCATAGGCGTGCCCTCCCAGGAAATGCTCTCGGTGATGCTGACGCTCGACAAAATCGAGAAAATCGGCCTGACCGGCATACAGGAAGAGCTGAATACCAAGGGACTGAACTCACAGGTGATCGATGCGATCCTTGCATTCGCTGCGATGAAGAACAGCACCTTTGACGAAGTATGTTCGAGGTACGAAGGACTTGAAGAACGCCCTGGGACGATGGAAGTCCAAGCTCTACAATCCCTCATCCAATCGCTGGGACTATCGCAAGAATGCCCTTTCGACCCTTTCCTTTCCCGGGGCCTATCGTTCTACACCGGCACGGTCTATGAGATTTACGACGCAACCCTGTCATACCCCTCAAGCTTAGGTGCTGGAGGGAGGTACGATGCGATCATCGGTCAGCTCATCGGGCAGAATGACATGGACTATCCTACGGTGGGGCTTTCTTTTGGGATGGAATCGATCATGGAGCTGATTCAGCATCGCGTGAATCCCGTTGTACCGACCGCCGCCGTGCTCATCATCCCCATTGGGGATACCGCTCATGAGGCATTAAAAATCGCAGCCGAGCTTCGATCGAACGGCATTCGTACTCGAACTGAGTTCATGAAGCGCAAGTTGAAGAAATCACTCGCGTCGGCTTCATCCCAAGGCATTCGCTACGTCCTATTGATGGGTGAAGATGAAGCACGTGCCGGGAAGGTGCGCCTCAAAGACATGCAGGAAATGACCGAATCCGTCGTCACGCCAGACGAAGCCCTCTACCGCATCGAACACAATCTAGACGCTCGAATTTTCGGTATGGCATGA
- a CDS encoding methyl-accepting chemotaxis protein, which yields MFKSSVVLAVLFFLLESILTVTSYFQLRGQQTDEILTMEWTLHNVVSQNIGAIEKAKKLVGTEAFNTDAGIQSLQRQLNSMDQNQLISNSYIYLPDIAKNGDNKKITMLLGNQALYDMNLKPGDPYEAKGAFAEALDKLEKEGYAMSEVYEDENGEWVSIISAITDANGKRVAIFGVDFKYTVLKERQSNMLVQTLSIALSVVFAFIILMIFLVRATLRPIRKLSELSMRVADGDLAVNIPVHNQDEVGILSANFNTMIHNIRQLIQNVQVTAENVATSSKVLTMSAEQTSRATEEIAGSIQEVASGSETQMQSAMESQIAMEEMATGIQRIAESSSRLSDYAREVSGNAEQGNTIIRQSVHEMKEIHQSVSHTVDMLANLQQQSQEIEHILSTITNIAGQTNLLALNASIEAARVGEHGKGFAVVALEVRKLADLSHNSSQQISVLLNDIASNIDQASAAMNTSMEQVEHGARAVNSAGETFEGIVGALQSVNEQVHEVSAAAEQMSASSEQVAASLDELARIGQNASQNSQSVAASSEEQMAMMQEISSSASTLRDMVIELDQEVKKFKLEE from the coding sequence GTGTTCAAATCAAGTGTGGTGCTTGCGGTGCTATTTTTCCTATTAGAGAGCATTCTTACCGTCACCTCCTACTTCCAATTAAGGGGTCAGCAGACGGATGAGATTCTCACGATGGAATGGACGCTGCATAATGTGGTTTCTCAGAATATCGGAGCAATCGAGAAAGCCAAAAAATTAGTCGGTACCGAGGCATTCAATACAGACGCCGGCATCCAAAGTCTTCAGCGGCAGTTGAACAGCATGGACCAGAATCAATTGATATCGAACAGCTACATTTATTTGCCTGATATAGCGAAGAACGGAGATAACAAGAAGATCACGATGCTTCTTGGGAATCAAGCGCTATATGATATGAATCTCAAGCCAGGCGATCCTTATGAAGCTAAGGGTGCATTTGCCGAAGCCCTTGACAAGTTGGAAAAGGAAGGCTACGCCATGTCCGAAGTATACGAAGATGAAAATGGCGAATGGGTTAGTATTATCAGCGCTATAACCGATGCGAACGGGAAACGGGTTGCGATCTTCGGCGTCGATTTCAAATATACCGTGCTCAAAGAACGTCAGAGCAATATGCTCGTTCAGACGTTGTCCATTGCCTTATCTGTTGTGTTCGCCTTCATCATCTTGATGATCTTCTTGGTGCGCGCTACCTTGCGGCCGATTCGAAAACTGTCCGAGCTGAGCATGCGCGTCGCGGACGGAGATCTTGCCGTAAACATACCGGTCCACAATCAAGACGAAGTTGGGATTCTGTCCGCCAACTTTAATACCATGATTCACAATATCAGACAGCTGATTCAGAATGTCCAGGTGACGGCAGAGAACGTCGCGACGTCTTCTAAGGTATTAACGATGAGTGCAGAGCAGACCTCTCGCGCGACTGAAGAGATTGCCGGCTCCATTCAAGAGGTGGCTTCGGGCTCCGAGACGCAAATGCAATCCGCAATGGAGAGCCAGATCGCGATGGAGGAAATGGCCACGGGCATTCAGCGCATCGCGGAATCGTCTTCCCGGTTGTCCGATTATGCGCGCGAAGTCAGCGGAAATGCCGAGCAAGGGAATACGATCATCCGCCAATCCGTTCATGAAATGAAAGAAATTCACCAATCCGTCTCCCATACGGTGGACATGCTCGCGAACTTACAGCAGCAGTCCCAGGAGATAGAACACATCCTATCGACCATTACGAACATTGCGGGCCAGACGAACCTCTTGGCACTGAATGCTTCGATTGAAGCGGCTAGAGTCGGGGAGCATGGCAAAGGCTTCGCTGTCGTTGCGCTAGAGGTACGTAAGCTCGCAGATTTATCACACAACTCATCGCAGCAGATATCTGTCTTGTTGAACGACATTGCGTCGAACATTGATCAAGCATCGGCGGCCATGAACACCAGTATGGAACAGGTCGAACACGGCGCACGCGCGGTGAATAGCGCAGGCGAGACTTTCGAAGGCATCGTCGGTGCCTTGCAGAGCGTCAATGAGCAGGTGCACGAGGTGTCCGCAGCCGCAGAGCAGATGTCGGCGAGCAGTGAGCAGGTGGCTGCATCCCTTGATGAGCTTGCCCGCATCGGCCAGAACGCGTCACAGAACTCGCAAAGCGTAGCCGCTTCCTCCGAGGAACAGATGGCCATGATGCAAGAGATCTCGAGCTCCGCTTCTACCCTGCGCGATATGGTCATTGAGCTGGATCAGGAAGTGAAGAAGTTCAAGCTGGAAGAATAA
- a CDS encoding GNAT family N-acetyltransferase: MSHNTPANRPVRFLTGQQVYLRPLNNEDTEVYYQLLHDADMLRLTGTQQHFTREQIERYIDSKSQDSSSILLLIAETDTDEIVGDIALQDISSTNRSANLRIAISAARHQGRGYGSEAIRLLLDYGFGVQNLHRIELNVYAYNERAQHVYRKLGFQQEGIQRDAVFYNHQYHDAILMSMLEHEYSERYLNHTTA; encoded by the coding sequence TTTCTAACAGGCCAACAGGTCTACTTACGTCCGCTGAATAATGAAGATACGGAAGTATACTATCAATTGCTGCACGATGCGGATATGCTGCGACTAACCGGAACACAGCAGCATTTCACAAGAGAACAGATTGAGCGATATATCGATAGCAAATCCCAAGATTCATCCAGCATTCTACTTCTCATTGCGGAAACGGACACCGATGAGATTGTTGGCGATATCGCTCTACAAGACATCTCAAGCACGAACCGCAGCGCCAATCTTCGCATTGCGATCAGTGCAGCGCGTCATCAAGGACGAGGCTATGGATCCGAAGCGATCCGCCTTCTCCTCGATTACGGCTTTGGCGTCCAGAATTTGCACCGCATTGAGCTGAATGTGTATGCCTATAATGAACGCGCTCAGCATGTGTATCGGAAACTTGGCTTCCAGCAGGAAGGTATTCAACGGGATGCGGTATTCTACAATCACCAGTACCATGATGCGATCTTGATGAGCATGCTGGAGCATGAGTATAGTGAGCGGTATTTGAACCACACCACAGCATAG